Part of the Vicia villosa cultivar HV-30 ecotype Madison, WI unplaced genomic scaffold, Vvil1.0 ctg.002171F_1_1, whole genome shotgun sequence genome is shown below.
ATATGCGAGCTTGATGCTTGAATAATGCAAATGCTCACCACGGTCACTTGTTCATGGAATTTCTGATATAACATCATAGATAAACAATTCCAAACAAGGTATTAGAGATGTGAAAGATTTAGCAAATATACAGCAAAAGATAACTTTTCTACAATACAACAACACCATACTAAAAACAGTTTACATCCCAAACATATGGCAGTTAATACTACAAGCCATTAGCCATACATGTTTGGCCAAGAAAATTACAGTCCTTATCTGCACCACTGTCATACCTGAACTTCGGCATATTGAGCAGCTTCTATAAAATAAATGGGTTACACATTGTAATTAGATCCAAAATAGCTTGGTTGTTTTTGAGGGAAGATCGTGAATTCAAACTtgtgatgatgattgaatgattcAAACTTGCATTAACATAAAGCAATTTAAGCAAATGAATCGTTTGGGGCCTTTACAAAATAGGCTACAAGCACATAGTCCTGAAGCTGTTCAAGCATTTTGTATGAAAGGCTATTATACTCTTTTAATCAAATAAGTAAAaggttaaaaatattttgattcattTAGATATTTTGACTATACAATTATCATCTTTGAAAGTCAAGAGATACAATTAAGTGTAGTTTTTTACCTCATTTTTTTAGCAATTTTgccgcttttttttttaaaaaaaattctagcaAATAAATGTAATTTTTTACCTCATTTTTAGCAAatgcacagaaaaagaaaactttTTTTACCACAACACCAAACTAAAAACAGTTTACATCCCAAACATATGGCAGCTAATACTTCAAGCCAATAGCCATATATATGTTTGGCCAAGAAAATTACAGTCCTTATCTGCACCACCGTCATACCTAAACTTCTGCATATTGTGCAACAtctataaaataaatgaattacaCATTGTAACTAGATCAAATAGTTCTACAACGACCGCACACAATGCGGCTTTACGGCCGTAAGCCCTGCTGCAATACCTTCTTTATTTTCAAGGGTCACTTCAAGCAATGTATTTATTTTAACATCAAAACCAAGGCAAAAAATAAGGAAGTGATAAACCAAAGTCATCATCTTTGAGTGCTTTTGTTAGGGAAAATGGTGAATCAcccagaaatttcaaatcatagaacacataattcaataaaatattcatACATGGATAGTTAACTTTGCTTTTACTTAAGAACAATTCTTCTGCTAAAAACGCGATCTTTACATACAGAAAGAGAGAGAAAGCATACCAGTTTGGATACTTTCTTCCAGAAATTGGGACTAGGTTTTGCAGTAAAGTAAGCTGTTCGCAGTGCCAATTCTTGCTCCTTAGTCCACCCTTCAGCAACTTCACCACCATCTTGCTTTCTTTTCCCTCTCGCTCCACTTTCAACTTGTTCCTTCCTACTCTCTTCCACTATTTCATCGCCACTGAGCTTTCTCTTCCCTTTTCCATCAACTTCAGACCCAATTCCCTCATCGCCACTACTTTCCTTCGTTTTTCCTTGCTTCACTTTCGTCGTATCACCGGAACGAAATTCGCTAAGTTGAACGTCCTCATTCAGGTGAGCTTTATGATTGGAGAATCTAGCGGATCGTCTGAGAGGAACTTCATCCTTCGATCGGGGTGTTTTACTTACCCTAGCAGCGGGGGTTCTTGACTGGGTAGAAGATTTTTTGGTGGATTTAGGTTTGGGGGTGGTGGGATTGGTGTTGTTGTGGAGGAGGATGAGCCTCGGTGATCTTCGAGGTGAGGATGGTGAGTACACGACGGTGGGGTTTCTGTTTGGCATTTTTACAAACACTTGATGGGGTCAATTCTAAGGGTAGAAACAGTATAGCTTGGTTGTTTTAGAGAGGGAAGATGGTGAATTCAAACTTGTGATGGGGGTGACTGATTCAAATTTGCATTAACACAAAGCAAATGAATTGTGTTGGGCTGAGTTCAGGTATGCTCCCCATACCCCTACACTTATCTCCAAACcctacatttttttcaaaaatgtcaaccttatttttgtatgattttaactcatttattattttactttttattatttatctaaaatttttaaaaatacgcTTAGAGAAAGACTTTACGTATTATTTATGTACCGAACattttacaaaatgaattttgatttgtaatttttgaattgttcggaaaactttcaaaaagagTTCTAAAAgtcaatttaaaattttattgtaATGGAACACTTAACAAAAGTGTTCTCGTTTGCATTTTATAGTCTATTGGAACTTGATCTTACCAATCGATCATAATAGATAAATGGCCAATAAAGTGTCCATGATGTTGAACGGTCAACAAAAAGGAGGTTGTACCTACAAGCACTTTGATGCTTAAATCAGTTTGGGTGAAGAGATAAGTAAGAAAGGGTAAAGAATTAAATATCTGACCCTTTTGCAGATGAGAGTATTTATAATGAGCCCTCGGCGCTTGGTCAATGGTCTCCATTATGGGCAGAGTATCCAAGCCCATAATGGATGACTGCTAGGATTCTCACATGAAAGTAGGGATGAGCAGCTCGTACTCATCATCCTGAGTCAATAGTCCCACAATTCCCGAATCATGGATGGACTTGCCCGTTACGAAGGGCAAGACGGTTTCGCCAGTCCTGCGAAGCATGGGGTGCAGTTGGTGACATGTCCTCGGGTGAGGAGCACGTGGTGACATGTCCTCGATGTAGAAATGTGTTGGGTTGTGCTCGACGGTGGATTAGCCACAGACCTAGTCCAGAACACAACTCTTTGTGTTAAGTCTTTCGGTGTTGCTTGCTTTGTGTTCCGGAACACTTTTTGCAAGTTATCCaggatttattttgttttttaattttttaaccaATTTTTATGTTTCAGGTATGGaaattttgaaggatagaaaaacacttagaaaggggggtttgaataagtgtgattttaaaaaattcttaagATAATAACAATGAACACAActatttttattctggttcgttgttaacgaaactacttcattccacccccttagagtgatttacctcaactgaggatttaatccactaatcaatccgattacaatggttttccacttagataacctctaagtcttctagagtattctgatcacaacttgatcactctaggaaatcaccacttagataacctctaagtcttctagagtctactgatctaactgatcactctaggaaccttttacaatcaatgtaaaataaagattacaagagtttgaattgcttcttataaagctataatcacaacagtgatatttctcttaagttctaagcttaacactcactaaatattacaagagtttgtgaggttgaagatgaagttcgtgagctttgaatttgacagcgtttcagtatttttgcaagaattcgttagctgcttctgatcagaacttccatatttataggcgtttgagaagatgactgttgggttgcatttaatgcattgtgtgaatagtacaacgctgcatttaatgtttcacacttttgtcaactacctcgagccatgcttttgctgcttttattgactatgccttttgtagcttctaacattccttttgtcagtcagagattagacttaatagcctgtcatcttgtactttcttctgatctcagatttgtgaatacaacgtttgaatatcagagtcaatcagcttggtgcagagcatcttcttgtcttctgactttgaagtgcttaagcgtgataccgttcagaacatcaatgcttctgattctgacttcatgttcttctgatgcttcatagtccatgttctgattatgcttgaccatcttctgatgtcttgccagagcatgttctgatgtagtcatccagaaccttctgagtcagtgcttctgagcgctgaattgtgcatactctttatgtatttcctgaaatggaaaatgcaaaggattacaGTACCACaatgtcttatacaaaattcatatatattgttatcatcaaaacaagaatattgatcagaacaaaccttgttctaacaatctccccatttttgatgatgacatatataattgatatgaatttgcaatcagaatattagatgacaaaagacaattacacaaatatagcataagcatataatcaaagtgtgtgaatatgtctccccctgaaataaatactagaagaacttataataaaaaaagacttccctgagtatttttccatttcagcagagactttcactttgcctagaacttcagaatattcagagcttctgcttcttgcttccataggacagcttcagagctttgaatttcttcctttgtaatagcatgcttgattgtatcagaatattattgaatgtatcagagcatcgttagagcatctttacatcctgaaatgtttcagagcatactaAACAAAAATTATCAGAgcatgaatgtatcagaacattcttaagaaagaacatgtatcagaacattcaaaagaagaaattgtatcagagcatatcagaacattcttcttgcttctgatcttgaagcttctcaGCACTAAGCTAGCTTCAATTCTCCAAGAGCGTGCTTCTCTATAGAAtttcttttccccatgtatttgcttctcatgttgagctttttcaaaatatcttcaatcctacaaaaaaatctcaaagacatagaacttgcaaataatgttaggaaatgttaagacttaatcccagcaactgatatagtaaaccaaatcaattatcatgtttctccccctttttgtcataacatcaaaaagcattaaaagatttagatgataaaagacacatatGGTGATgataaaagattttgaagaaacccTTGATTTTCCTTTTGCTGCTTTGGAGTACAAAGTGCTTGACTAAGCTGAAAATCATTAGTAGAAAAATCAATGTTGGGTTCAAGAGCAGAAAATATGTCTCCTTTATGGACTTGATCCACTTTAAGATGGCGCTGTAACATATTCTCAATAGACTTCTGGTTAACAATGCTTTTTGGTTTGAGAACATTTGATTTAGAAACCTTCTTTTCAGTAGGTTTGAGAAGTTTACTTGCAGATATTGAGAATTgatgaagaggagaagaagagttAATTGTCTTCGCCCGTGATCTAGGCTGACATGGAAGTGGTGTTTGGAAGTCACGGTGAACTCTATCGAAACAATCTTGTTTAGACTTCCCAGGTACCTGCAACAGATTTTGTACAGCAATTTCAATTACCAAAATAATTAAGCACATGGCAATCAATTAACCATgaacaaattataattttacaCTTTTCTTCTTGTAATGAATGCAAATAACAATCATGAACCAGTTATCACAAAGGCAGAAGTAAAAGCTATTAAATTAAGATGTGTGAATGGTTATATTCAAACTTAGTGCCTGAATAATGCAAATGCTCACCAAGATCACTTGTTCATGGAATTTCTGATATCACATCATAGATAAACAATTCCAAAGAAGATATTAGAGAGATATGAAAGATTTGGCAAATATACAGCAAAAGATAACTGTTTTACAACACCACTAAAAACAGTTTACATCCCAAACATATGGCAGCTATTAGCTAATACTACAGACCAATAGCCATACATGTTTGGCCAAGAAAATTACAGTCCTTATCTGCACCATTGTCATACCTGAACTTCGGCATATTGAGCAGCTTCTATAAAATAAAAGGGTTACACATTGTAATTAGATCCAAAATAGCTTGGTTGTTTTTGAGAGGGAAGATCTTGAATTCAAACTtgtgatgatgattgaatgattcAAACTTGCATTAACACAAAGCAAATGAATCGTTTGGGGCCTTTATAAAATAGGCTACAAGCGCATAGTCCTGAAGATGTTCGCGCATTTTGAATATACCTCTCACACCCTACCTATACTTCCCACTCCAAATTTTTATGAAAAGGCTATTATACTCTTTTAATCAAGTAAGTAAAAggttaaaaatattttcattcattTAGACATTTTGACTATACAATTATCACCTTTGAAAGTCAAGAAATACAATTAAGTGTAGTTTTTTACCTCATTTTTTTTTAGCAATTTTACCGCTttctttatataaaaaatttctaGCAAATAAGTAATTTTTACCTCATTTTTAGCAAatacacagaaaaagaaaactttTTTTACCACAACACCAAACTAAGGACAGTTTACATCCCAAACATATGGCAGCTAATACTTCAAGCCAATAGCCATATATATGTTTGGCCAAGAAAATTACAGTCCTTATCTGCACCACCGTCAAACCTAAACTTCTGCACATTGTGCAATAtctataaaataaatgaattacaCATTGTAACTAGATCAAATAGTTCTACGGCCGTAAGCCCAGCTGCAATGCCTTCTTTACCATTGTGAGCAGCATTGCAGCGATTGCGCTATTTTCAAGTGTCATTTCAAGCAATCTATTTATTTTAACATAAAACCAAGGCATAAGATAAGGAAGTGATAAACCAAAGCAATCATCTTTGAGTGTTTTTGTTAGTGCAAATGGCGAATCAcccagaaatttcaaatcatagaacacataattcaataaaatattcatACGCTGATAATTGTTAACTTTGCTTTTACTTAAGAGCAATTCTTCTGCTAAAAATGCGATCTTTACAtacagaaagagagaaaaagcaTACCAGTTTGGATACTTTCTTCCAGAAATTGGGACTAGGTTTTGCAGTAAAGTAAGCTGTTCGCAGTGCCAATTCTTGCTCCTTAGTCCACCCTTCAGCAACTTCACCACCATCTTgctttcttttccctctcactcCAATTTCAACTTGTTCCTTCCTACTCTCTTCCACTATTTCATCACCACCATGCTTTCTCTTCCCTTTTCCATCAACTTCAGCCCCAATTCCCTCAACGCCACTACTTTCATTCGTTTTCCCTTGCTTCACTTTCTTCGAATCACCGGAACGAAATTCGCTAAGTTGAACGTCCTCATTCAGGTGAGCTTTATGATTGGAGAATCTAGCGGATCGTCTAAGAGGAACTTCATCCTTCGATCCGGGTGTTTTCCTTACCCTAGCGGCGGGGGTTCTTGACTGGGTAGAAGATTTTTGGGTGGATTTAGGTTTTGGGGTGGTGGGGTTGGTGTTGTTGTGGAGGAGAATGAGCCTCGGTGATCTTCGAGGTGAGGATGGTGAGTACACGACAGTGGGGTTTCTGTTTGGCATTTTTACAAACACTTGATGGGGTCAATCCTAAGGGTAGAAATAGTATAGCTTGGTTGTTTTAGAGAGGGAAGATGGTGAATTCAAAATTGTGATGGGGATGACTGATTCAAATTTGCATTAACACAAAGCAAATGAATTGTGTTGGGCTGAGTTCAGGTATGCTCCCTTTAGATTTTACACGATACCCCTACACTTATCTCTAAACCCCTACATTTTTATAAAAATGTCAAATGATTttaactaatttattattttactttttattattcacaaaaattttaaaaaatttgcaTCCTGTAAATGTTAATCGGAACATTTAGAGAAAGACTTTTGGTACGTATTGTTTGTGTACCGAACatcttagggtgtgtttgtttcaaggtttcaaattatatttcttgGAATAGTATTTCCAGGATTATTATTCCCTGGATTATTATTCTCATTTATGTGTTTGGTAGAGATTAATGTTTCCtaaaaataattgtaaatttggttaatttaaaattacaaaaaaaataaaaaataaaaataattgtgattAGTAGTGGGAAGTTATAGTTGGTTGAAGTTATTCCCATGGGAATGTTATATTCCCACCCTTTAAGCCttggaataaaaataaaagaagcaaGTGTAAATAAGATTCCTTGGACCGTCTCGACGTAGAAATGGGTTGTGTTGTGCTCGACGGTGGGTCACCCACAAACCCAGTCCAGAACATAACTCTTTGTGTTAAGTCTTTCGGTGTTGCTTGTTTTGTGTTCCATAACACTTTTTTGCGTTATCCGGgacttattttgttttttaatttttttaactgaTTTTTGTGTTTCAAGTGTGGAAATTTCTCAACAAATATGCGATAAAACTAAATATGTGTAGATATATCTTTGCTGCATTCTCAACTACACAAAGATTTGATACACAAGAAGAGCTTATTAGGTAGATTAAAGAGGTTGGAATCAGAAATCAAGTGACTGTTATCATCACTCATTTAGATACCAAAATAGGCAACAGGGGGAGAAGCAACAAAGTAATATTTGGTTGTGATAAACATGGGAAATACAAGGATAGAGACAGTGAAACACAAAGCGCAACCAATAAATGTGGATGTCCATTCAAAATTAGATCGACCCCGACGAAAGATGAGTCTAGATGGAAGGTTTATGTAAAATGTGGACTTCATAATCATGATTTAATTGGTAGATAGAAATTCATTCATTTGTTGATAGGTTGAGCACATATGAGAAGCAACATGTTGTTGATTTGACAAAGAAATATGTTCCACCTAGACACGTATTGCTTTCCTTACAAGAGAGAGATCTCGAGAATGTTACTCGAACCATGCAAATATATAAGCATTAGAGTATGTTAGAAAAAGAGATCAGAGGTCTTAGAAGAGAGATACAACATTTGTTTAAGCTTATAGAGGATGCATGTTATGTTTATTAGagtagaaaaagagatgacttggaagttgtgagagatattttttgggcCCATCCAGATATAATTAAGttgttgaatatttttttatattgtgtTAGTTATGAACAACActtacaagacaaacaaatatagacaACCTCTGTTTGAAATTGTTAGCATGACATTAACCAAGTTGAGATTTGGTGTTGCATTTGCTTATATGGTGTGGCATGACTTTGCATAAGACTTCCGGTATGTGTATTAGCATAATCAGGATACTTTGCAAATGTCTTCTGGTGTGTTGTCGAATACCGAAAGAGTTGGTTCAGGAGTTCCgaatataaaataaaactgaAACACATACTTGATCATTCCCGGTTTGAAAAATGTGAACCGGAAGACTTATGACAAGAGTTCTAGaatacaaaataattttgaaaaatgccACCAACTTTAATCTGACACCCCCTCATTTTCGATAATACTCATATTATCTTTGAtaaaattttagtaaaaaattaCGCACAAAAAATTCGATAGAACAAATGAAATTTTcggtataaataaaaaaattggtagTCTATGTTAAAAGTTTGAAATGCATTTAcaccattttaaaaaaaaaaaaaaaaaaaaacatgtgtgAAAAAACTTATCGGTTTTTTAAAAAACACCATGGTATACAAGATTTTTACAAAACCTTGAAAAATATGGTAGTGTTAAATCaacggttttttaaaaaaacctcTTACACTTTTATCAGGCTTTTAGCATGGCTGCAAAAATTGCGGTAGTGTAAGTTTCAATTGTTGAGATTTTGCCGACAATTTTGTATTCCTGTGATTACAGCGAGTGTTTTGTGTGGCTCAGAATGAATCTAAATTTGTATAAATAGGGATCATGTGTTGTTAAAAAACATCTTACAATGTCTCACTATTTGCTTAAGGTAGTAGTATACTTTATCAGAGTGAAATTTCATGTTAATTTCCCAGAGGACACCGCATATCTCGCTCTTTTAACATCCAAATTGAATAATATGTTGTCCGGCACCGAGAACAGAAAGGTGAGTAAGATCAAGTTTATTGCACCATGAATTGATACCAATGGAAGGGTGAAATATGACTGTATTGAGCTTAAGAGTGATGAAGATTTAAAGGTTATGTGGAGAACATATCACTGTAGGCTAACAAAGGGACTAATCGAGTTTGATGCGATAATTCATAGATTTTTCGACGACATAATCAAGATGTTGAAATGTCCAAAATCATATGGTAGTGTCTAGGTTTTTTAATAGGCACATTACTGTACTAATGTTCTCTCTCTTGATAaattcaatggttgatatttattcctctcatcttttattatatatatatatatatatggaaagaAAATTGACAAGTAATAAATATATAAAGTTGATTTAGAATGCCATTCATGCGATTTATCTAATGTGCCTGGCCACCCATGTATGTGACACAGCAACAACACTCATAACCTAATTCCATTCAATCGCTGCCTCCCACTTTTCCTCAAAATATCAAatagattaaaaatatatacattgaTCACTCTCCCTTTcttttttgtctaaaaaataacttctactttttgaataaaatattgttCCAAAATTTCATTATTAAATTATCTCAATTATTTGAACGAGTTtagattttctatttttttatttattctaatcTTATTGTGTAgtaatatttttagtttatttttttctcttgtgAGCTTAACATTGCCTCTTATTATTTGAGAGAATATTGTTTTTGTCCTCTATCTGTATATcttaaaaaaatagaatcaaaATTTATTCAAATCGCATAGGTCAAAGTATATTTAATCACTAATTTTAATTTGTAACCTTTAATCACTTTTTCTTAGGAAGCATTGaattattttatcaattttcaaaGGCAGTGATTTATAATAAAGAGCCGTTTTTAATACTTTTTCTTACTTTATTCGATGATGATAACCAAGAATTATGAAGGGAACATGATAATATAGCTTAGACAACAAAATAATGAAAAGGGAATATGGTGGTAATTAGATATTGTTAAATTGCATGATAGCTGTGCTGTATGATATGTAATGCACCTATCTTTTTGGTAaatatttctaatatataatGAGTACTCGTCTGATCATCATAAAATATCAGGATATAATGTCCTAGCTAACATGTTTTGCTTAAATTGTGCA
Proteins encoded:
- the LOC131638110 gene encoding uncharacterized protein LOC131638110 — its product is MPNRNPTVVYSPSSPRRSPRLILLHNNTNPTTPKPKSTQKSSTQSRTPAARVRKTPGSKDEVPLRRSARFSNHKAHLNEDVQLSEFRSGDSKKVKQGKTNESSGVEGIGAEVDGKGKRKHGGDEIVEESRKEQVEIGVRGKRKQDGGEVAEGWTKEQELALRTAYFTAKPSPNFWKKVSKLVPGKSKQDCFDRVHRDFQTPLPCQPRSRAKTINSSSPLHQFSISASKLLKPTEKKVSKSNVLKPKSIVNQKSIENMLQRHLKVDQVHKGDIFSALEPNIDFSTNDFQLSQALCTPKQQKENQGFLQNLLSSPYVSFII